Below is a genomic region from Leptotrichia shahii.
AAACACTTGGTCCTGTCGTAAAATTTATTAAAATTCTTTTAGCATTTTCCAATTTCCCTTCAAACAAGTTATTTTCTATAAGCTGTTCAATTATTTTCTCAACAACATTATCTCCCTTGCCTTCTCCAACCCTAATAATCGTATTCTTAGCATTATGAAGAACTGCTTTTACATCAAAAAAATCAATATTCATAAATCCAACCTCAGTTAAAACATTTACAATACCTTCAATACCTTCCTTTATAATCAGATTTACTGTATTATAAACAGATCCAAGCGGTTCTTTCCTATCAATATAGTTATACAATTTTTCATTTGGAATAATAATTAAACTATCCGTAAGTTTCTCAATTTTTTTCATTCCTGTATTTGCAATTTTCAAAGTTTCAAACCCTTCCAGATAAAACGGGCGTGCAACAATACTAATAGTAAAAATTTTTAGTTTTTTTGCAATCTCAAGAATAACAGGCATTATTCCGCTTCCAGTAGATCCACCAATTCCTGAAATCAAAAATAAAATATTTGTCCCCAAAAGTAATTCCTGAAACTGGTTTTCACACTGCAATGCCACTCTTTCAGCCTGTTCTCTGCTACATTCCTTAACACCAGTATCTAAAAAAATTTTCTTTTCCGCATGGCTCAACCCAGAATTTTCACTATCTGTATCAATCGTTATATATTCGACTTTCTTCACACCTGAAGCTATCATAAAATTAACAAAGTTTATTCCCATCCCGCCAATTCCGATAACTTTCATATTCATCTTATCTTTCATACCGTTATCCCAATCTTGCAAATACAAATTATATGCAAATCTCCCTTCTATTAAAGATTTTTAACATTAAAATTAAACTTTTTATAGTTATATTTTATCAAATTAAAGGTAGTATTTCAAGGGAGAAAAAAATTACAGTTAATTTAATAACTGCAACTCCTCATCCTTATTTCTTACTATTTTTTT
It encodes:
- a CDS encoding cell division protein FtsZ; translated protein: MYLQDWDNGMKDKMNMKVIGIGGMGINFVNFMIASGVKKVEYITIDTDSENSGLSHAEKKIFLDTGVKECSREQAERVALQCENQFQELLLGTNILFLISGIGGSTGSGIMPVILEIAKKLKIFTISIVARPFYLEGFETLKIANTGMKKIEKLTDSLIIIPNEKLYNYIDRKEPLGSVYNTVNLIIKEGIEGIVNVLTEVGFMNIDFFDVKAVLHNAKNTIIRVGEGKGDNVVEKIIEQLIENNLFEGKLENAKRILINFTTGPSVSLVDIGKITERISDIVKDKNVNLIWGVVIDPSYDEIRKIKTVVISSV